A section of the Falco peregrinus isolate bFalPer1 chromosome 3, bFalPer1.pri, whole genome shotgun sequence genome encodes:
- the EMC1 gene encoding ER membrane protein complex subunit 1 isoform X1 encodes MAAGLWALLLLPLAAAVYEDQVGKFDWRQQYVGKLKFASLEASQGAKKVIVATEKNVVAALNSRSGEILWRHVDKGTPEGAIDAMLIHGQGKDAITVSNAGRILRSWETNIGGLNWETSLDTGSFQVASLVGLQDTVKYVAVLKKAAISLHYLSNGHQKWVEYLPESESTQYQLLYSHGTGVIHVLGIVPQSHVNILTFSVEDGEITKQSRVAAPWLKSLNGVCSVVGEAVLVCMDMDTHSLYVCSLGMEQEMKQIPLQSLDLEFADGFQPRILATQPSVISASRTQFFLQLSPSHFSLLQYKHGLLSHLRDFQQAALVSFATTGEKTVAAVLTCRSELKPGSSDGLHAGSTLESSRKQESLTCSNQTYNINLYLVETGQRLLDTTITFNLDQGGAKPQQLYVQVFLKKDDSVGYRALVQTEDHMLMFLQQPGKVVWSREESLAEVVSLEMVDLPLTGAQAELEGEFGKKADGLLGMFLKRLSSQLILLQAWTAHLWKMFYDARKPRSQIKNEINIDNLARDEFNLQKMMVMVTASGKLFGIESSSGTILWKQYLRNVRPGSSFKLMVQRTTAHFPHPPQCTLLVKDKETKMSFLYVFNPIFGKRSQVAPPVLKRPILQTLLLPIMDQDYAKVLLLIDDEYKVTAFPATKNVLRQLEEIAHSIFFYLVDAEQGKLSGFRLKKDLTTEESWEVIIPTEVQRIVTVKGKRSNEHVHSQGRVMGDRSVLYKSLNPNLLAVVTESTDTHHERTFIGIYLIDGVTGRIIHSSVQKKAKGPVHIVHSENWVVYQYWNTKARRNEFTVLELYEGTEQYNATAFSSLDRPILPQVLQQSYIFPSAISAMEATITERGITSRHLLIGLPSGAILSLPKALLDPRRPEIPTEQSREENLIPYSPDVQIHAERFINYNQTISRMRGIYTAPSGLESTCLVVAYGLDIYQTRVYPSKQFDVLKDDYDYVLISSVLFGLVFATMITKRLAQVKLLNRAWR; translated from the exons ATGGCGGCGGGGCTTtgggcgctgctgctgctaccGCTGGCGGCCGCCGTCTACGAGGACCAAGTGGGCAAGTTCGACTG GAGGCAGCAGTACGTGGGGAAGCTCAAGTTCGCCTCCTTGGAGGCCTCGCAGGGTGCGAAGAAGGTCATCGTGGCCACCGAGAAGAACGTCGTGGCTGCCCTGAACTCCAGGAGTGGCGAAATCC TGTGGCGCCACGTAGATAAGGGAACCCCTGAAGGAGCAATAGATGCAATGCTGATCCATGGACAGGGTAAGG ATGCCATCACTGTGTCCAATGCTGGACGTATCCTGCGTTCTTGGGAGACCAACATTGGAGGGTTGAACTGGGAGACGTCACTGGACACTGGCAG TTTCCAGGTGGCTAGTCTGGTGGGGCTACAGGACACGGTGAAATATGTGGCAGTCCTGAAGAAGGCAGCCATCTCTCTTCACTACCTTTCCAATGGGCACCAAAAATGGGTGGAATACTTACCAGAAAG TGAGAGTACTCAGTACCAGTTGTTGTATTCCCATGGGACTGGAGTGATCCATGTGCTTGGAATTGTTCCCCAGAGCCACGTGAACATTTTAACATTCAGTGTAGAAGATGGAGAAATTACAAAACAG AGCAGAGTAGCGGCCCCGTGGCTGAAGAGCTTAAATGGCGTGTGCAGCGTGGTGGGGGAGGCAGTGCTGGTGTGCATGGACATGGACACACACTCGCTCTATGTTTGCTCCTTGGGGATGGAACAGGAGATGAAGCAGATTCCACTGCAG TCACTTGACCTGGAGTTTGCTGATGGCTTCCAGCCCAGGATATTGGCCACTCAACCCAGTGTAATCAGTGCTTCGCGGACTCAGTTCTTCCTGCAGCTGTCTCCGAGCCACTTCTCTCTGCTGCAGTACAAACACGGGCTGCTCAGCCACCTTCGAGACTTCCAGCAG gcagCTCTGGTGAGTTTTGCAACAACTGGGGAGAAAACTGTGGCTGCTGTCCTGACCTGCAGGAGTGAACTG AAACCTGGAAGTTCTGATGGCCTTCATGCTGGAAGTACTCTGGAGAGTTCCCGGAAGCAG GAATCCTTAACCTGTTCCAATCAAACCTACAATATTAATCTCTACCTGGTGGAAACTGGACAAAGATTGTTGGATACTACAATTACCTTTAACCTGGACCAGGGCGGTGCCAAGCCGCAGCAG CTATATGTCCAAGTTTTCCTGAAGAAGGATGACTCTGTGGGCTATCGAGCCTTGGTGCAAACAGAAGACCACATGCTAATGTTCCTCCAGCAGCCAG GAAAAGTAGTATGGAGTAGAGAGGAGTCATTAGCAGAAGTGGTAAGCTTGGAGATGGTGGATCTGCCTCTGACAGGTGCACAGGCTGAGCTGGAGGGAGAGTTTGGAAAGAAAGCAG ATGGTCTGCTGGGGATGTTTCTGAAGCGGCTGTCCTCCCAGCTTATCCTGCTGCAAGCCTGGACTGCTCATCTGTGGAAAATGTTCTATGATGCCAGGAAACCCCGGAGCCAGATTAAAAATGAGATTAACATTGACAATTTGGCCAGAGATGAATTCAACCTCCAAAAAATGATGGTGATGGTCACCGCTTCGGGAAAG CTTTTTGGTATTGAAAGCAGTTCTGGCACCATCCTGTGGAAGCAGTATCTCAGAAATGTGAGGCCAGGTTCCTCCTTTAAGCTGATGGTCCAAAGAACAACAGCCCATTTCCCACACCCTCCACAGTGTACCTTGCTTGTTAAGGACAAG gaAACCAAAATGAGCTTTCTGTATGTCTTTAACCCCATCTTTGGGAAGAGAAGTCAAGTGGCTCCCCCTGTTTTGAAGCGTCCAATTCTTCAGACTCTCCTTCTGCCTATTATGGATCAAGACTATGCCAAAGTACTACTCTTGATTGATGATGAGTACAAG GTTACGGCTTTCCCAGCAACTAAAAATGTGCTTCGCCAGTTAGAAGAAATAGCCCATTCTATCTTTTTTTATCTAGTTGATGCTGAGCAGGGAAAACTCTCTGGATTCAGGCTGAAAAAG GATCTGACAACAGAGGAGAGTTGGGAGGTGATCATACCCACTGAAGTACAGAGGATAGTGACTGTGAAAGGGAAGAGGTCCAACGAGCACGTGCACTCCCAGGGCCGTGTGATGGGAGACCGCAGTGTTCTCTATAAG TCCTTGAATCCAAACCTGCTTGCTGTGGTGACAGAGAGCACAGATACGCATCATGAGCGCACTTTCATTGGAATCTATCTGATTGATGGAGTCACAGGCAGGATCATCCACTCGTCAGTGCAGAAGAAAGCGAAAGGACCTGTCCATATTGTTCATTCAGAGAACTGGGTGGTG TACCAGTACTGGAACACAAAAGCACGTCGGAACGAGTTCACTGTGCTGGAGCTGTATGAGGGAACGGAGCAATATAACGCCACAGCCTTCAGCTCCCTTGACCGCCCGATTTTACCTCAGGTTCTCCAGCAGTCTTATATCTTCCCATCTGCTATCAGTGCCATGGAGGCCACCATCACAGAGCGTGGCATCACCAGCCGTCACTTGCTCA tTGGGCTTCCCTCTGGGGCCATCCTTTCCCTTCCAAAGGCTCTGCTGGATCCCCGCCGCCCAGAGATCCCTACAGAGCAAAGCAG agAAGAGAACCTGATTCCATACTCCCCTGATGTGCAGATCCATGCCGAGAGGTTTATCAACTACAATCAAACCATATCCCGAATGAGAGGGATTTATACAGCCCCCTCCGGCCTGGAATCTACTTGTTTG GTTGTTGCGTACGGCCTGGATATCTACCAGACCCGAGTGTACCCATCAAAGCAGTTTGATGTGCTGAAAGATGACTATGACTACGTGCTGATAAGCAGTGTCCTCTTCGGGCTGGTTTTTGCCACTATGATCACCAAGAGACTTGCCCAGGTGAAGCTGCTGAACCGTGCCTGGCGGTAG
- the EMC1 gene encoding ER membrane protein complex subunit 1 isoform X2 codes for MAAGLWALLLLPLAAAVYEDQVGKFDWRQQYVGKLKFASLEASQGAKKVIVATEKNVVAALNSRSGEILWRHVDKGTPEGAIDAMLIHGQDAITVSNAGRILRSWETNIGGLNWETSLDTGSFQVASLVGLQDTVKYVAVLKKAAISLHYLSNGHQKWVEYLPESESTQYQLLYSHGTGVIHVLGIVPQSHVNILTFSVEDGEITKQSRVAAPWLKSLNGVCSVVGEAVLVCMDMDTHSLYVCSLGMEQEMKQIPLQSLDLEFADGFQPRILATQPSVISASRTQFFLQLSPSHFSLLQYKHGLLSHLRDFQQAALVSFATTGEKTVAAVLTCRSELKPGSSDGLHAGSTLESSRKQESLTCSNQTYNINLYLVETGQRLLDTTITFNLDQGGAKPQQLYVQVFLKKDDSVGYRALVQTEDHMLMFLQQPGKVVWSREESLAEVVSLEMVDLPLTGAQAELEGEFGKKADGLLGMFLKRLSSQLILLQAWTAHLWKMFYDARKPRSQIKNEINIDNLARDEFNLQKMMVMVTASGKLFGIESSSGTILWKQYLRNVRPGSSFKLMVQRTTAHFPHPPQCTLLVKDKETKMSFLYVFNPIFGKRSQVAPPVLKRPILQTLLLPIMDQDYAKVLLLIDDEYKVTAFPATKNVLRQLEEIAHSIFFYLVDAEQGKLSGFRLKKDLTTEESWEVIIPTEVQRIVTVKGKRSNEHVHSQGRVMGDRSVLYKSLNPNLLAVVTESTDTHHERTFIGIYLIDGVTGRIIHSSVQKKAKGPVHIVHSENWVVYQYWNTKARRNEFTVLELYEGTEQYNATAFSSLDRPILPQVLQQSYIFPSAISAMEATITERGITSRHLLIGLPSGAILSLPKALLDPRRPEIPTEQSREENLIPYSPDVQIHAERFINYNQTISRMRGIYTAPSGLESTCLVVAYGLDIYQTRVYPSKQFDVLKDDYDYVLISSVLFGLVFATMITKRLAQVKLLNRAWR; via the exons ATGGCGGCGGGGCTTtgggcgctgctgctgctaccGCTGGCGGCCGCCGTCTACGAGGACCAAGTGGGCAAGTTCGACTG GAGGCAGCAGTACGTGGGGAAGCTCAAGTTCGCCTCCTTGGAGGCCTCGCAGGGTGCGAAGAAGGTCATCGTGGCCACCGAGAAGAACGTCGTGGCTGCCCTGAACTCCAGGAGTGGCGAAATCC TGTGGCGCCACGTAGATAAGGGAACCCCTGAAGGAGCAATAGATGCAATGCTGATCCATGGACAGG ATGCCATCACTGTGTCCAATGCTGGACGTATCCTGCGTTCTTGGGAGACCAACATTGGAGGGTTGAACTGGGAGACGTCACTGGACACTGGCAG TTTCCAGGTGGCTAGTCTGGTGGGGCTACAGGACACGGTGAAATATGTGGCAGTCCTGAAGAAGGCAGCCATCTCTCTTCACTACCTTTCCAATGGGCACCAAAAATGGGTGGAATACTTACCAGAAAG TGAGAGTACTCAGTACCAGTTGTTGTATTCCCATGGGACTGGAGTGATCCATGTGCTTGGAATTGTTCCCCAGAGCCACGTGAACATTTTAACATTCAGTGTAGAAGATGGAGAAATTACAAAACAG AGCAGAGTAGCGGCCCCGTGGCTGAAGAGCTTAAATGGCGTGTGCAGCGTGGTGGGGGAGGCAGTGCTGGTGTGCATGGACATGGACACACACTCGCTCTATGTTTGCTCCTTGGGGATGGAACAGGAGATGAAGCAGATTCCACTGCAG TCACTTGACCTGGAGTTTGCTGATGGCTTCCAGCCCAGGATATTGGCCACTCAACCCAGTGTAATCAGTGCTTCGCGGACTCAGTTCTTCCTGCAGCTGTCTCCGAGCCACTTCTCTCTGCTGCAGTACAAACACGGGCTGCTCAGCCACCTTCGAGACTTCCAGCAG gcagCTCTGGTGAGTTTTGCAACAACTGGGGAGAAAACTGTGGCTGCTGTCCTGACCTGCAGGAGTGAACTG AAACCTGGAAGTTCTGATGGCCTTCATGCTGGAAGTACTCTGGAGAGTTCCCGGAAGCAG GAATCCTTAACCTGTTCCAATCAAACCTACAATATTAATCTCTACCTGGTGGAAACTGGACAAAGATTGTTGGATACTACAATTACCTTTAACCTGGACCAGGGCGGTGCCAAGCCGCAGCAG CTATATGTCCAAGTTTTCCTGAAGAAGGATGACTCTGTGGGCTATCGAGCCTTGGTGCAAACAGAAGACCACATGCTAATGTTCCTCCAGCAGCCAG GAAAAGTAGTATGGAGTAGAGAGGAGTCATTAGCAGAAGTGGTAAGCTTGGAGATGGTGGATCTGCCTCTGACAGGTGCACAGGCTGAGCTGGAGGGAGAGTTTGGAAAGAAAGCAG ATGGTCTGCTGGGGATGTTTCTGAAGCGGCTGTCCTCCCAGCTTATCCTGCTGCAAGCCTGGACTGCTCATCTGTGGAAAATGTTCTATGATGCCAGGAAACCCCGGAGCCAGATTAAAAATGAGATTAACATTGACAATTTGGCCAGAGATGAATTCAACCTCCAAAAAATGATGGTGATGGTCACCGCTTCGGGAAAG CTTTTTGGTATTGAAAGCAGTTCTGGCACCATCCTGTGGAAGCAGTATCTCAGAAATGTGAGGCCAGGTTCCTCCTTTAAGCTGATGGTCCAAAGAACAACAGCCCATTTCCCACACCCTCCACAGTGTACCTTGCTTGTTAAGGACAAG gaAACCAAAATGAGCTTTCTGTATGTCTTTAACCCCATCTTTGGGAAGAGAAGTCAAGTGGCTCCCCCTGTTTTGAAGCGTCCAATTCTTCAGACTCTCCTTCTGCCTATTATGGATCAAGACTATGCCAAAGTACTACTCTTGATTGATGATGAGTACAAG GTTACGGCTTTCCCAGCAACTAAAAATGTGCTTCGCCAGTTAGAAGAAATAGCCCATTCTATCTTTTTTTATCTAGTTGATGCTGAGCAGGGAAAACTCTCTGGATTCAGGCTGAAAAAG GATCTGACAACAGAGGAGAGTTGGGAGGTGATCATACCCACTGAAGTACAGAGGATAGTGACTGTGAAAGGGAAGAGGTCCAACGAGCACGTGCACTCCCAGGGCCGTGTGATGGGAGACCGCAGTGTTCTCTATAAG TCCTTGAATCCAAACCTGCTTGCTGTGGTGACAGAGAGCACAGATACGCATCATGAGCGCACTTTCATTGGAATCTATCTGATTGATGGAGTCACAGGCAGGATCATCCACTCGTCAGTGCAGAAGAAAGCGAAAGGACCTGTCCATATTGTTCATTCAGAGAACTGGGTGGTG TACCAGTACTGGAACACAAAAGCACGTCGGAACGAGTTCACTGTGCTGGAGCTGTATGAGGGAACGGAGCAATATAACGCCACAGCCTTCAGCTCCCTTGACCGCCCGATTTTACCTCAGGTTCTCCAGCAGTCTTATATCTTCCCATCTGCTATCAGTGCCATGGAGGCCACCATCACAGAGCGTGGCATCACCAGCCGTCACTTGCTCA tTGGGCTTCCCTCTGGGGCCATCCTTTCCCTTCCAAAGGCTCTGCTGGATCCCCGCCGCCCAGAGATCCCTACAGAGCAAAGCAG agAAGAGAACCTGATTCCATACTCCCCTGATGTGCAGATCCATGCCGAGAGGTTTATCAACTACAATCAAACCATATCCCGAATGAGAGGGATTTATACAGCCCCCTCCGGCCTGGAATCTACTTGTTTG GTTGTTGCGTACGGCCTGGATATCTACCAGACCCGAGTGTACCCATCAAAGCAGTTTGATGTGCTGAAAGATGACTATGACTACGTGCTGATAAGCAGTGTCCTCTTCGGGCTGGTTTTTGCCACTATGATCACCAAGAGACTTGCCCAGGTGAAGCTGCTGAACCGTGCCTGGCGGTAG
- the MRTO4 gene encoding mRNA turnover protein 4 homolog, with protein MPKSKRDRKVSLTRTPRKGLEAKQALITELRRCVDTYKYIFVFSVANMRNNKLKDVRNAWKHSRIFFGKNKVMMVALGREPSSEYKENLHKVSKHLRGEVGLLFTNRTKDEVDEWFSKFKEVDFARAGNKATYTVSLDTGPLEQFPHSMEPQLRQLGLPTALKKGVVTLLSDYEVCKEGDVLTPEQARVLKLFGYEMAEFKVTIKFLWNSETGDFQKLVGDTTEEEEEEDDNDDSNED; from the exons ATGCCCAAGTCCAAGCGGGACCGCAAAG TCTCGCTGACGCGGACGCCCAGGAAGGGACTGGAAGCCAAGCAGGCGCTCATCACCGAG CTGCGGAGATGCGTAGACACCTACAAGTACATCTTCGTTTTCTCCGTTGCCAACATGAGGAACAACAAGCTGAAGGACGTACGGAACGCCTGGAAGCACAGCAG GATCTTTTTCGGGAAGAACAAAGTGATGATGGTGGCGCTGGGACGTGAGCCAAGCAGCGAGTACAAGGAGAATCTGCACAAG GTCAGCAAGCACCTGAGAGGTGAAGTCGGTCTCCTCTTCACTAACCGCACCAAAGACGAGGTGGACGA GTGGTTCTCCAAATTCAAAGAGGTGGACTTTGCTCGCGCAGGGAACAAGGCGACATATACTGTGAGCCTGGACACGGGACCCTTGGAGCAGTTTCCCCACTCCATGGAGCCTCAGCTACGGCAGCTGGGATTGCCAACGGCGTTAAAGAAAG GAGTGGTGACGCTGCTTTCAGATTATGAAGTCTGCAAAGAAGGCGATGTTCTGACCCCTGAACAAGCCCGCGTCCTG AAACTCTTCGGCTACGAGATGGCAGAGTTTAAAGTCACCATCAAATTTCTGTGGAATTCTGAGACTGGAGACTTCCAGAAGCTTGTGGGGGACACAAcggaggaggaagaagaggaggacgACAATGACGACAGCAATGAGGACTAG
- the AKR7A2 gene encoding aflatoxin B1 aldehyde reductase member 2, which produces MRGGGGAMAAGGARPGVVLGAMEVGRRAGPEASAALLRAFLRRGYRLLDTAYMYAGGESERILGVLLAGGTEPVEVATKANPWDGKTLKPESVRSQLDTSLERLKRTSVELFYLHAPDHGTPVEETLRACNELHKEGKFKELGLSNYAAWEVAEICTICKYNNWVMPTVYQGMYNATTRQVEAELFPCLRYYGLRFYAYNPLAGGLLTGKYKYEDKDTRQPTGRFFGNDWAQAYRDRYWKKHNFEGIALVERALKDAYGSNAPSLTSAALRWLYNHSQLQGSLGDAVIIGMSNLEQLEQNLDYSEEGPLLPPVVEAFDKAWNLTAHDCPNYFR; this is translated from the exons ATGCGCGGTGGTGGCGGCGCGatggcggcgggcggcgcgcggCCCGGCGTGGTGCTGGGCGCCATGGAGGTGGGCCGGCGTGCCGGGCCCGAGGCCAGCGCCGCGCTGCTGCGCGCCTTCCTGCGCCGCGGCTACCGCCTCCTCGATACCGCGTACATGTACGCGGGTGGCGAGTCCGAGCGTATCCTGGGCGTGCTGCTGGCTGGCGGCACGGAGCCCG TGGAAGTCGCCACCAAGGCCAACCCCTGGGATGGGAAGACGTTGAAGCCTGAGAGCGTGCGATCGCAGCTGGACACATCCCTGGAGAGGCTGAAGAGGACAAGTGTGGAGCTCTTCTACCTCCATGCTCCTGACCATGGGACCCCAGTCGAGGAGACACTGCGTGCCTGCAATGAGCTGCACAAAGAA GGAAAGTTTAAAGAACTGGGTCTATCAAACTATGCGGCATGGGAGGTCGCAGAAATCTGCACTATCTGCAAATACAACAACTGGGTGATGCCGACCGTGTACCAG GGTATGTACAATGCGACCACTCGCCAGGTGGAAGCCGAGCTGTTCCCTTGCCTGAGATACTACGGGCTGCGGTTCTATGCCTACAATCCACTTGCAG GAGGGCTGTTGACTGGCAAGTACAAGTATGAAGACAAAGACACACGCCAGCCCACTGGAAGAttttttgggaatgactgggcTCAAGCCTACAGGGACAG gTACTGGAAAAAGCACAATTTTGAAGGCATTGCCCTCGTAGAGAGAGCACTGAAAGATGCTTACGGCTCCAACGCACCGAGCCTGACCTCTGCTGCTTTGCGTTGGCTGTACAATCACTCCCAACTGCAG GGTTCTCTTGGAGACGCCGTGATCATTGGGATGTCCaacctggagcagctggagcagaacCTTGACTACAGTGAAGAGGGTCCCCTGCTCCCGCCTGTTGTGGAAGCGTTTGATAAAGCCTGGAATCTGACTGCGCATGACTGCCCCAACTACTTCCGCTAG